ACGAAGGTCCTGGGCATGCGCAACGGCGTCCGCGGGCTGACCGAGGGCCGCCTGACCGACATGACCGACCTCTCGGCCGACATGCTCGATCGCGTCGCCCACACCCCCAGCGCGGCCCTGGGCAGCACGCGCGACAAGCCCGACGCCGCCTACTGCCAGCGGATCTTCGAGAGCTGCCGGGAGATCGACGCCCGCTACTTCTTCTACATCGGCGGCAACGACAGCAGCGACACCTGCCGCATCGTCAGCGAGGCCGCCAAGGCCGCCGACTACGACCTGCGCTGCATCCACGTGCCCAAGACGGTCGACAACGACCTGGTGGGCAACGACCACACGCCCGGCTACGCCAGCGCCGCGAGATTCGTCGCGCTCGCGCACATGGCCGACGGCATGGACAACGCCGCGCTGCCGGGCATCAAGATCAACATCGTCATGGGCCGCCACGCGGGCTTCCTGACCGCCGCCGCCGCCGCCGCCCGGCAAGAGGAGCACGCCGGCCCGCACCTGGTCTACGTGCCCGAGGTCCCATTCATCACCGACCGCTTCGTGCAGGACGTCGCGAGTGTCTACGACAAGCTGGGCCGCTGCCACATCGCCGTCAGCGAGGGCATCCAGGACAAGGACGGCGTGGCCATCGGGGCGCTCTTGATGGGCGAAGAGAAGGACGCCCACGGCAACGTCCAACTCTCCGGCTCGGGCGCGCTGGGCGACCAACTCTCCAGCCTGCTCAAGGCCAAGCTCGCCCCCGAGGGCGGCAAGCCCCCGCGCGTGCGGGCCGACACGCTGGGCTACCTCCAGCGCTGCTACCCCGACGCCAGCCCGGTCGACGCCCGCGAGGCCCGCATGGTCGGTGTCGCCGCGGCCGAGCTGGCCGCGCAAGGCCACGCGGGCATCTCGATCACCCTGGAGCGCACCAGCCGGGTCGGCCCCAACGAGGCCTACCAGTGCCGCACGGGCGTGCAGAAGCTCGAAGACGTGGCCGCCAAGACGCGGCACCTACCCGAGGCGTACATCCGGGGCCACAACGACGTGAGCGAGTCGTTCCTGCACTACGTGCGGCCGCTGCTGGGGGCGTTGCCGCCGTTTGAGTTGTTGGAGTGATCGGACGGAGGTTGGCGATAATCGAGATGAAGTGCTGAACGCAACCTCCCTCCGATCGCGATGGTGCCTGCTTGCGTCGCCGTTTGTCTATTTGGTACCGGGATCGATCGCGCAAGAAGATCCGCTTGTGTCTCCGTTTCCGGGCACGATCGCCGTTGGTGATGTGCCCTCCGCTGGCGGTTTCGTCGTACAGTGCATGACGTCGTTCGGCGTGCCGCCGAGGAGGCTGACGGGCATCGGAGACCTCAACGGCGATGGTTTTGACGACTTCGCCATGGGCCTGCCTCGCGCGTACGTCGGAGGCATGCCCCAAGTCGGGCGCGTCGTCGTTGTCTTCGGTCGGGCCCGCGACCGGTTGTTTCCAGCCGAGTTCGATCTCATAGACAGGTTGCCCGGAGAAGCCCTGTTTCTCGATGGCATCGATCAGGGCGACTACACCGGCCGGCGCGTTGAAGGGGTCGGAGACATCAACGGCGACGGCCTTGATGATCTGGCCATCTCGGCGCGCTCGGCAGATCCGGACGGCCTGGCGGGCGCCGGATCCGTGTACGTCGTGTTCGGACGGTCCGGTTCGATGGGGCACCCCTTCCCCGAGCGGTTTTCGCTGGACGGGCTCGACGGTTCTACCGGCTTCAGGCTCGACGGCGATCTTGCGTTTGCCAAGCTCGGCCTGGACATCGCCCGGGCGGGAGATCCCAACATCGACGGTGTCGACGACGTCCTGGTGACAAGCTACGGCGAGGACGTCGCGGGCCGGACCTATCTCATCTTTGGCCGCACAACGGATGACCCGGATCCGTTTCCGGCGATCCTCTCGGTGGCAGACCTCGGGCCCGGGCAGGGGTGTCGGTTCGATGGCATCCCCAGGGAGATCGCGGGCCTGTCGGTCGCGGGGGTCGGCGACGCCAACGGGGATGGCCTCGACGACTTCGTGATCGGGGCTCCGCAGCGCAATGTCGATCTGCTCCCCCAGGTCGGTGTGGCGACGCTCGTCTTCGGTCGCGAGCACTGGCCCCACGCCATCCCGCTGGCAGAACTCGATTCGGTCGTCACCTTTCGCGGAGAGGGCGCCGAGCATCGATGTGGGTACGCGGTGTCGGGCATCGGAGACTTCAACGGCGACGGCATGAGCGACTTCGCCATCTCGGCGACCGAGGCGGGCTATGGGGCCTTCCGTCAGTCCGGCGAGACCTACGTCATCTACGGTCGGCCCGCCGACGATCCGTTCCCGCCGACGCTGGCGCCCGATCAGCTCGATGGACGCAACGGGTTTCGCATCCACGGCGTCCAGCGTCGCGACTTCAGCGGTATCGGCCTGGACGGAGGCGGCGACCTGAACGGCGACGGGCTCTCCGATATCCTGGTGGGCGCTCCGTTCGCCACCCGGGCATGGAATGACTCCGGTGAGGTCTCGGTCATCTTCGGTGGCGATGGCGTCCGCAGGCCCCTGGCGCCGGCAGTCTTGAACATCGCGGATCTCGACGGCCAGAACGGGCTGCGGATCCTCGGAGGACTCAACGGCGGCTTTGCCGGATTCTCGGTGTCATTCGTCGGCGACGTCAACGGCGACGGGCGCGGCGACATGGCGTTCGTCGAGCTCGCAAGCCAGCAGGCGTACGTGCTGTTCGGCCGGTCGTGCCCCATCGATCTCAACGGCGATGGCGTACTCGACGTGCATGACTTCCTGGAGTTCCAGAGCCTGTACGAGCTGGGCGATGCGCGTGCAGACATCGATCGCGATGGCGTGTTGACGCTGTACGACTTTCTCGCATTCCAGAACGCTTTCAATACGGGTTGTCCGTAGGGCGCCCCTACTCCGGTACGATCCGGATCAGCTTGCCATCGCGCTCGTCGGTGAGGACGTAGAGGGAGCCGTCGGGGCCCTGGCGGACGTCGCGGATGCGGGCGTCGAAGGGGAGGGTCTGGTTGCCCTCGACCTCGACGGCCTCGCCCTCGCCATCGAGCATCACGCGGCGGACCTGGCGGCTGACCAGGCCGCCGGCGAAGAGGTCGCCCTGCCAATCCGGGAACTTGTCGCCCGTATAGAACGCCAGCCCGCACGCGGCCAGCACGGGCGTCCAGACGCAGACCGGGTCGGCCATGCCCTCCCTGGTCACGTGCTCGCTGATCTGGTTGCCGTTGTAGTGGATGCTGTAGGTCGCCTCGGGCCAGCCGTAGTTGGCGCCGGGGGTGATGCGGTTGAGCTCGTCGCCGCCCAGGGCGCCGTGCTCGGTGGCCCAGACGGTGCCGGTGGCCGGGTCGAGCACCATGCCCTGGATGTTGCGGTGGCCGTAGGTGTAGATGAACCTGCCGACGTCCTCACGATCACTGAAGGGATTGTCGTCGGGCGCGGTGCCGTCGTCGTTGAGGCGGAGCACCTTGCCCCACGCGTTGTCGAGGAACTGCGGGTTGTCGCGGGCGAGCCTGCCGCCGACGCGTGTTGGCGGGTTGCCGCCGTCGCCGACGGACATCAGCAGCGTGCCGTCGGGCAGCCAGACCAGGCGCGAGCCGAAGTGCTGGCCGCCGGGCTTGTCGGGCGTGACGCGGAAGAGCTCTTCGACGTTCTCCAATCGCGCAGACTTCAAGAGCTGGGTTCCCGGGACGTCGTCCTCGTCGCCGGTCTCGATGACGAGCGTGCCGCGCGAGAGCACCGTGCGGTTCGCGCGGCCGTCGCCGGTCGCGTGGGTGAAGTAGACGAGGCCGTTGGTCTCGAAGTCCGGGTGGAGCGAGACGTCCATCATGCCGCCCTGGCCCAGCCGCCTCGACTCGGGCGCACCCTCGACTTCTTCAGGCGTGACGACGAACGGGCTGTCCTCGGCGAACTGCGCCGCGTCGACGAACACGACGCGGCCACCGCGCTCGGTGATGAGCATCGAGCCATCGGGCAGCCAGGCCATGGCCCAGGGTCGGTTCAGCCCCTCGATGACCGTCTCGGTGCGGTAGCCGGCGGCCTGCGGGCTGTCTTCCTCGCTGTCCGAATAGATCGGCGCGGGCCCCGAGGTCGGCAGCTCGGCGCGCTGGCCGCACGCGGGGAGGGCCAGGGCGACGACGACGAGCGTGGCGGTTCGCAGCATGCGGGACGATACGGGGGGCTAGCCCCCCAGCGCCTCGCGAAGGGCATCCAGATTGGCCCGCATCACGTCCATGTAGTCCCCATCGGTCGTGGGGTCGGGCTGGCCCTCGGCGGGGCTGAAGAGGACGCTGGTGACGCCCAGCTCGTCGCTGAGCGCGGCACGGATGGCCTCGGTCGGCTCGCCCTCCCACAGCAGGATCACGGGCTTGTCGCCGTGCGAGTGCTCGTGGTCATGGTCATGTTCGCCTTCGCCCTCGTCGTGCGCATGGTCGTGGCCGTGGTCCTCACCATGCTCGTGATCGTGCGAGTGGTCCTCGTGGTGGTGCAACGCGTCGTGCACGGCGTCAACGACGGTCTGCACGTCCTCGCTCTCGGGGTCGAGGTCGAGGTTGGTGACGTCCCAGCCCAGATCGCGGGCGAGGTAGTTGTACGCGGGGTGGCTGGCGAGCAGGCGATGCTCGCCAACGAGGGGCGTGAGGTCGTTCAGCGAGACGCGGAGCATCTCGAGGTCTTCGACGAGCGACGCGAGGTTGGTCTCGAACGCCTCGGCGTGCTCGGGCCACGCGGTCTTCATGGCGTCGGCGATGTTCCTTGCCTGCACGATGGCGATGTCGGGGCTCACCCAGGTGTGCCCGTCGAGTCCCTCGTGGGTGTGCTCGCCCGCGGGGCCGTGGCTGTGGCTGGTGGTTTCCATGGTGATGGGCCCGCCGGTGGTTTCGAGGTCTTCGTCGCTCAGGCTCGCGACGGTGCGGGCGCGGGGCAGCGGGGCACGGGCGACCCACTTCTCGAACTCGGCGCCGTTGGTGATGACCAGCCGGGCATTCTGGAACTGCACCATCTCATCGGCCCCCGGCTGCCAGAAGATCGGGTCTTCGTCGGCCGGCAGCGGGCTGCGGACGGTGACGAGCCCGCCGGCGATGCGGCCTGCGAAGTAGGCGGTGGGGTAGAAGGTGGTCAGCACCTCGCTGTTGGTCGCCGGGCTCGATTGGCCGGTGCCCGCCGCGGGTTGTTCCTTGCAGCCTGGCATGGCCAAGCCGGCGATGGCGACCAGCAGCGCGGCGGTCAGCGTGGTGGGCAAGGTGGCGGGCATTGCGATGCGCGTGCGCATGGGGAGGCTCTCCTTCTCGTGCCGGTTCGCGGATCATACGAACGCCGATGCGCGGCTTGCGAAGAGTATCGTCGGCCACGCGACGGCGATGGCCAGTGCGACGCCCAGGAGCACCAGGCACAGCAACTCCCCGCCCACCAGCACGGCGGCGGCAGACCTGGAAGCGCCCATGTCGGCCAGCGTGCGGAGCTCGTCGGCCCGCAGTCGGTACCCCAGCATGGCGATGAGCGCGATGAGGGCGGCGGTGCTGGCCGCCAGCACGACCGAGATGGCGTCGAAGACCAGCCGCAGGCGCACGACGAAGGCGATGAGGTCATCGACCACCGCGCTGGGCTCGATGGCCTGCGCGTCGTCGCGGGCGTTGAGTCGCGCGGTGAGGATGGTCGCGGCACGGGCGTCTCTGGGGTACAACAGAACGGCGGTCAGCGGGAAGTCGTCGCGCGAGCCATGGATGTGGAAGCTGGGCGCATTGGCTTCGGTCACTTCCTGGTATGTCCGTAGCGCCTCGCTGAGCGCGACCTGGCCGTCCCTTCTGGCAATGACCAGATCGGGGCGCTCGACCTGCTGCGCATCGTCGTGGCCGTGGGCGAAGCCCTCGAGCAGCCAGGCGGTCTCCAGGTCAACGAAGAGTGCTTCATCGTCGCTGGTGCCCGTGGGGGCCAGCACGCCGACGACGTCGAGCTTGAGCGAGGGCGGCTTGGTGATGTCGTATGTCTCGGTCACGTCGCTGAAGATGGATGCGCCGGGCGTCAGGCCGTGGCGGGCAGCGACGGCCGAGCCGACGACGGCCTCGCCCATGCGCGCAAAGAGCCGGCCCTCGGACAGCGGCAATGGCACGGCCGAACGCTGGAAGTAGCCGATGTCGGTGGCGACGATCGGGTCGCCCGACGCGGTGAAGCGCGCGTGGATCGGTACGGCGGTCGCGAGCGGATCATCGGCCAGCCGCTCGAACATGCTGAACGGCACGGGGTCGAGCGGGGCCGGGCGGAAGTAGAGCGACGCGAGGACCAGATCGAAGCGGCCGCCCTTGGCGCCGACGACCAAAGGCGCCATCGCGGCCCGCTCGCGCTGGGCGCTCTCGAAGCGAGCCGCGAGCGATCGGCTGAGCAGCGGCACGAGCAAGGCGATCGCGACGCACCCGACGAGCAGGAAAGACCGCCCACGGTGCCGCCAGGCGTGCCACCATATGAGCGGCAGCAGCTTCATGCGGTGGCGGCCTCTATGGCCAGCGTGCCCATGTCGAGCACGTGCTCGAATCGGGGCAGCAGCGCGTGGTCGTGGGTGACGAGCAACACGGTGGCCCCGGTGTGCTCGGCTTGCTCCAAGATCAGGTCCATGATCGACGCGGCGCGGGCGGGGTCGAGGTTTCCCGTCGGCTCGTCGCAGGCGATCAGCTTCGGGCTCGTGATGAGCGCCCGGCAGATGGCGACGCGCTGTTGTTCGCCCTGGCTGAGGCGATCGGGCCGTCGCCTGAGCGTGTGCGCAATGCCGGCGCGCGTCGCAAGTTCATGGGCGCGGTCGCGGGCCTCGGCATCGAGCGTGACCGACCCGTGCAGGCGCAGGGGGAGCAGGATGTTCTCCATCGCCGTGCAATAGTCGAGCAGGGCGAACCGCTGGAAAACGAAGCCGACGGTGGCGATGCGAACCGCGCGCCGACGGGGTTCGGCCAGTTCGTCGAGGCGGTGGCCGTCGAGTTCGATCGTGCCGGCGGTGGGGGTCAGGATGCCGGTGAGCAGGCGCAACAGCGTGGTCTTGCCGCAGCCGCTGGGGCCGACAACGGCGGTATGATGGCGCGGGTAGACAGTGAACTCGGGCAATTCGAATAGCGGGCCTTCGGATTGGTCGAAGGCGTGCTGCAGGTTCGTTGCTTTCAGCAGAACGTCGGCCACTGGTTCTGGGGCACTCCTTCAGTGGTGCGTCACCGTCAGAACGATTGACGATCGGGCGATTCCGGCAGCCCGTCATCATCCACCCGACGCTGCTCGAGCATCTTCTGCCCCACGATGCGCCAGCCCTGTTCGAGCCCGGCGAGCGTGTAGATGGCCTCGTATTCGTGGACGCGTGTGTGGCTATGGCCCCAGTGGTAGACCGTGCCCTCAACGTTCCAGCGGTGCATCACGTCGATGCGGGCCCGGCCTTGTTCGTCGGTGGCAATGGACTGGACCTCGAGGTTGATGGGCTCGACGCCGGTCACGATGCCCAGCATGCCGCCCTGCTCGGCCTGGACGAGCGAGTTGTAGACCTGCGTGTACAGTGACTTGAGCAGGGGGCCGCTGATCGAGCGTTCCAGCGCGTCGTAGATCTCGCCCTCGTTGCCGTAGTCGAAGGCCTTATAGAGGTTCTCGTGCAACGGCTCGAAGATGGCCGCGGCCTGGTCGTTGCCCGGCAGGGGCAGTCGACCACCCGTGCCGGGAACGGGAACGGCAAGCAAAGGCAAGAGCACGGCGGCGGCGGCGCCCGAGCCGATGGCGGCCAGCAGCGTGGCGGTTGCCGGGAGCACGCCGTGCTTCTTGTGCACCACGATGGCGGCGCGAAGGCCCAGCAGCAGCAGCACGACGCCCAGCAGAGAAAGCCGAAGCGGCTCGCTTGGCGTCGGCACGGGGGGCACGCTGGCGTAGCGCGAGTCGCCCGATTCGTCGGCGTGCCACTCGATGGTGGGCTTCGCCCGGCTGAAGGGCTTGATGTCGACGGTGCCGTCAGAGGTCTGAACGAGGGATTCGAGCACCATGAACGGCGCCCCGCCATCGGGCCCGGTGAGGCCCTCGAGTTCGGCGGCGACCCGATCGCGCGGGTACGTGGGCCAGGTCACCTTGACGATCTGGGGATCGTCGGCGGCGTAGCGGACGGTCATGGCGCAGCGGATGAGGGCCCGGGCTCCATACTTCGGGAACACGCCGATCATCCAGGGCTCGGGTTTGTCGTAGAAGTGGTATTGCTGGACGTCGGGCTCGATGATGACGCCGTCGATCTCGATGACGACCTGGGTGGCCACGTAATCACGCATGGCCTGCTCGAGGGCCTGTGCCTCGATGGCGGCGATCTGGTCGAGGGCCTCGCGCTGGATGGGGACGGCCTCGTCCATAAAAGCGAGATTCAGGCCGATCTGGAAGGTCACCCCCTGCCCATCGATGGCCAGTCGCAGGTCGGCGTGGGGACCATCTTGGGGATGCGCATGAGCCCCGCCGGCCAAAACGAGGCAGCAGAGCAGGGTCAACAGGGCATGGGTTGGGGATGTCCGCACGCAACGATGGTACGGCAGGACATCTATATTGCATCCGTCGAGCCCTGACGTGGCGGGAACCCCCGCGCATCTCCCTGGGGCGAAAGGAACCCGATCCATGCAGACCAAGCACCTCCGCACGCCCGCCGTCCTCCTTGCCCTGGCCGCCGCCTGCTCGGCGTGGGGACTGACCGACCGCAACGACGAAAACAGCGTCCAGAGCGTTCAGGGTTCGCCCATCGCCGACGTGCTCTCGAAGATGCCCGAAGACGTTCGCACCTTCGACGTGCACATCTCGACGCTCGCGAGTCCCTACATGCAGGGCCGCGTCCCCGGCTCGGAGGGCGCCGAGCGGGCCAAGGATTACATCGAGCACTACTTCCGCGAGGCGGGGCTGACGCCGGCTTTCGAGGACGAGGACGGCAACGGGTTTGCCAGCTACCGCCAGCCGTTCCCGCTTTCGGGTACGTGGACGGTGGAGCGGGAGTCGATGTCGGCCTCGATGGGTGACAAGCGCATTGAGTTGGAAGCCGAGAATGACTTCATGCTCACCGGCATGGGCCAGAACGGCACCGTGTCGGGCGAGGCCGTGTTCGTGGGCTACGGCATGGACGACGGGCCCGATGGCTACAACAACTTCGAAGGCGTCGAATCGCTCGAGGGCAAGATCGCGGTGTTGTTCCGCTTCGAGCCCATGGACGAGGACGGCAACAGCAAGTGGAACGAGGGCCGTCGCGGCTGGAGCGGCCGGGCGGGCTTTCGCAACAAGATCGGCAACGTGGCCGAGCGCAACCCGGCTGGCATCGTGATCATCAACCCGCCCGGCGCGTCGGACAACCGGGCCGAGCGTCTGGCTCGCTTCCAGGGCGCCGCCCAGGCCAGCGTTCCGGTAATGATGCTCTCGCACGACGCGGGCGATCGGATGCTCAAGGCCATGGGCAGCGACATGACCATGCTCGAACTCCGCCGCCACGCCGACAACGACGCCTCTTCGAAGGCGCTGGGCTTCGAACTCGAGCTTGATGGCCTGGCCGAACGCAAGAGCCTGATGGCCGAGAACGTGGGCGGCGTGATCAAGGGCGTGGGCGACCTGGCCGACGAGTGGATCGTCGTGGGCGCCCACCTCGACCACCTGGGCATGGGCTACTTCGGCTCGCGCTCGGGGCCGGGCGAACTGCACCCGGGTGCCGACG
The sequence above is a segment of the Phycisphaerales bacterium genome. Coding sequences within it:
- a CDS encoding 6-phosphofructokinase, coding for MSDLPKGTAVIGQSGGPTAVINQSLVGVALGLRQGLHKSGHVTKVLGMRNGVRGLTEGRLTDMTDLSADMLDRVAHTPSAALGSTRDKPDAAYCQRIFESCREIDARYFFYIGGNDSSDTCRIVSEAAKAADYDLRCIHVPKTVDNDLVGNDHTPGYASAARFVALAHMADGMDNAALPGIKINIVMGRHAGFLTAAAAAARQEEHAGPHLVYVPEVPFITDRFVQDVASVYDKLGRCHIAVSEGIQDKDGVAIGALLMGEEKDAHGNVQLSGSGALGDQLSSLLKAKLAPEGGKPPRVRADTLGYLQRCYPDASPVDAREARMVGVAAAELAAQGHAGISITLERTSRVGPNEAYQCRTGVQKLEDVAAKTRHLPEAYIRGHNDVSESFLHYVRPLLGALPPFELLE
- a CDS encoding GC-type dockerin domain-anchored protein, coding for MTSFGVPPRRLTGIGDLNGDGFDDFAMGLPRAYVGGMPQVGRVVVVFGRARDRLFPAEFDLIDRLPGEALFLDGIDQGDYTGRRVEGVGDINGDGLDDLAISARSADPDGLAGAGSVYVVFGRSGSMGHPFPERFSLDGLDGSTGFRLDGDLAFAKLGLDIARAGDPNIDGVDDVLVTSYGEDVAGRTYLIFGRTTDDPDPFPAILSVADLGPGQGCRFDGIPREIAGLSVAGVGDANGDGLDDFVIGAPQRNVDLLPQVGVATLVFGREHWPHAIPLAELDSVVTFRGEGAEHRCGYAVSGIGDFNGDGMSDFAISATEAGYGAFRQSGETYVIYGRPADDPFPPTLAPDQLDGRNGFRIHGVQRRDFSGIGLDGGGDLNGDGLSDILVGAPFATRAWNDSGEVSVIFGGDGVRRPLAPAVLNIADLDGQNGLRILGGLNGGFAGFSVSFVGDVNGDGRGDMAFVELASQQAYVLFGRSCPIDLNGDGVLDVHDFLEFQSLYELGDARADIDRDGVLTLYDFLAFQNAFNTGCP
- a CDS encoding PQQ-dependent sugar dehydrogenase, whose amino-acid sequence is MLRTATLVVVALALPACGQRAELPTSGPAPIYSDSEEDSPQAAGYRTETVIEGLNRPWAMAWLPDGSMLITERGGRVVFVDAAQFAEDSPFVVTPEEVEGAPESRRLGQGGMMDVSLHPDFETNGLVYFTHATGDGRANRTVLSRGTLVIETGDEDDVPGTQLLKSARLENVEELFRVTPDKPGGQHFGSRLVWLPDGTLLMSVGDGGNPPTRVGGRLARDNPQFLDNAWGKVLRLNDDGTAPDDNPFSDREDVGRFIYTYGHRNIQGMVLDPATGTVWATEHGALGGDELNRITPGANYGWPEATYSIHYNGNQISEHVTREGMADPVCVWTPVLAACGLAFYTGDKFPDWQGDLFAGGLVSRQVRRVMLDGEGEAVEVEGNQTLPFDARIRDVRQGPDGSLYVLTDERDGKLIRIVPE
- a CDS encoding zinc ABC transporter substrate-binding protein produces the protein MRTRIAMPATLPTTLTAALLVAIAGLAMPGCKEQPAAGTGQSSPATNSEVLTTFYPTAYFAGRIAGGLVTVRSPLPADEDPIFWQPGADEMVQFQNARLVITNGAEFEKWVARAPLPRARTVASLSDEDLETTGGPITMETTSHSHGPAGEHTHEGLDGHTWVSPDIAIVQARNIADAMKTAWPEHAEAFETNLASLVEDLEMLRVSLNDLTPLVGEHRLLASHPAYNYLARDLGWDVTNLDLDPESEDVQTVVDAVHDALHHHEDHSHDHEHGEDHGHDHAHDEGEGEHDHDHEHSHGDKPVILLWEGEPTEAIRAALSDELGVTSVLFSPAEGQPDPTTDGDYMDVMRANLDALREALGG
- a CDS encoding ABC transporter ATP-binding protein, encoding MADVLLKATNLQHAFDQSEGPLFELPEFTVYPRHHTAVVGPSGCGKTTLLRLLTGILTPTAGTIELDGHRLDELAEPRRRAVRIATVGFVFQRFALLDYCTAMENILLPLRLHGSVTLDAEARDRAHELATRAGIAHTLRRRPDRLSQGEQQRVAICRALITSPKLIACDEPTGNLDPARAASIMDLILEQAEHTGATVLLVTHDHALLPRFEHVLDMGTLAIEAATA
- a CDS encoding M28 family peptidase, with protein sequence MQTKHLRTPAVLLALAAACSAWGLTDRNDENSVQSVQGSPIADVLSKMPEDVRTFDVHISTLASPYMQGRVPGSEGAERAKDYIEHYFREAGLTPAFEDEDGNGFASYRQPFPLSGTWTVERESMSASMGDKRIELEAENDFMLTGMGQNGTVSGEAVFVGYGMDDGPDGYNNFEGVESLEGKIAVLFRFEPMDEDGNSKWNEGRRGWSGRAGFRNKIGNVAERNPAGIVIINPPGASDNRAERLARFQGAAQASVPVMMLSHDAGDRMLKAMGSDMTMLELRRHADNDASSKALGFELELDGLAERKSLMAENVGGVIKGVGDLADEWIVVGAHLDHLGMGYFGSRSGPGELHPGADDNASGTAGLLLLADRLGRRLEGDDRPRRSILIVGFDAEESGLNGSAYYTRNPIAPVEDHMLMCNWDMIGRVSNERLLMAGGFTGEGLSEFIEPYFADSGLEIVVPETMSGASDHTPFYRAGIPVLFSIIADFHADYHTPADTVWKINRVGAVKTVHLYENIVADAAVRPERFRFVSPEEQRRQREQAEANQPAVSVYVGVVVDSDAEGDGVVLAEIADDSPASAAGLRAGDRLVRWDGQKLTDADAWRRLLARHSADDTVNIGVKRGEEEITLEVTLAGR